A window of Costertonia aggregata contains these coding sequences:
- a CDS encoding metallophosphoesterase, with product MKKYISIVLILSLFGCATYKDKYQDVSHATDVPTSKKISHTFYLIGDAGLSPIGGMNPALKIFKDRLDLADENSTAIFLGDNIYPAGLPDPKDSTIAYREAKNHLDAQLSTLQNFKGKPLFIPGNHDWYTEGLVGLKREQKYIQEKLGSKEVFFPEDGCPIKVIDVNEDVVIVALDTEWYLTNWDKRPDINDKCDIKSRQKFLLELEDVIKDNRQRTTVIAMHHPMTSYGPHGGQFSFKKQFYPKKMAIPVPVLGTFINVLRRTSGASIEDLQNKRYRDLRNKVTTLAQFSEKVIFTSGHEHTLQYILENNTPQIVSGSGAKKGATRLLNGSKFSTGKMGYATLEVYTDGSSKVRFYGVGKDEKEDFLFTTDVLPPNRKPFAQKYDNDFPATVEASVYTEEEIDKSGFFKAIWGERYRKYYATKVTAPTVRLDTLFGGLIPVKKGGGHQSKSLRLRDKKGKEYVMRALRKSAELYLQSMAFQDQYVLDDLKETYTQELLEDFYTGSHPYAPFTIGKLSDAVGIYHTNPVLYYVPKQSALQDYNDVFGNELYMIEEHAGDGHGDLESFGFSDELKSTDSMLEDLRDDEKYEVDTDLYIRARLFDMAIGDWDRHVDQWRWAEFKDKERKKTIYRPVPRDRDQVFSIMGDGVLMKIATRIIPGLRLMEGFTKEIRSVKGFNSSPKTYVLDMALLAETTEGDWIAQATFLKENLTDAKIREAFLAFPEEVRDKTVSNIRKILLSRINDIDKTAREYYRILNKYAVVTGTDKDDWFEIQRLSNDDIQIKGYRNIGGKKEKLFFDKVFNSNVTQEIWVYGLDDDDIFEVENEPNFGGIKVRLIGGQNNDIYEVKNGKRIAIYDQKSKKNTIKRSAGAKVKLIDDYTVNTYQPLNIRSSTNQTIPTIGFNPDDGVKIGFSNTYTYNGFRQNPFTQQHTFNASYYFATNGFDVGYNGEFANLFENWNLALDGRFTSPNFAINFFGFGNNTVNLDDELDFDFNRVRIQTIKLAPSLVWRGQLGAKFKIGASYESIEVEETEDRFINTFYQENGQETQNDFVGVHGEYSYENRDNEAFPTMGMATSLQVGYKDNINEEGQNFGYIIPSLSFDYKLVPNGRLVLATKWKAHFNIGDGFEFFQGASIGGFDGLRGFRNQRFTGKTAYYQNTDVRFSLRKMRTSILPTSLGMFASFDYGRVWFPNISSGQWHNSYGGGFFLNAADVMSINLALFNSEDGPRFTFGLGFGF from the coding sequence ATGAAGAAATATATATCAATCGTATTGATACTTTCACTTTTTGGATGCGCCACTTACAAGGATAAATACCAAGATGTTTCCCATGCAACAGATGTGCCCACATCCAAAAAAATATCACATACATTTTATCTTATTGGCGATGCAGGGCTTTCGCCTATAGGAGGAATGAACCCCGCTTTAAAGATATTCAAAGACCGATTGGATTTGGCCGACGAGAATAGCACTGCCATTTTTTTGGGCGACAATATCTATCCGGCAGGTTTGCCAGACCCTAAAGACTCTACAATAGCATACCGGGAAGCAAAGAACCACTTAGACGCGCAGCTGAGCACCCTCCAAAATTTTAAGGGCAAGCCACTCTTTATCCCAGGGAACCATGACTGGTATACCGAGGGATTGGTAGGTCTGAAAAGAGAGCAAAAGTACATTCAAGAAAAGTTGGGCAGCAAAGAGGTCTTTTTCCCTGAGGACGGTTGCCCCATAAAGGTCATTGATGTAAATGAGGATGTGGTCATAGTTGCTTTGGATACGGAATGGTACCTTACCAATTGGGACAAAAGACCGGATATTAACGATAAGTGTGATATTAAAAGTAGGCAAAAGTTTTTATTGGAACTAGAAGACGTAATCAAGGACAATAGGCAACGTACCACGGTTATTGCCATGCACCACCCAATGACAAGTTATGGCCCCCATGGCGGTCAATTTTCATTCAAAAAACAGTTTTATCCCAAGAAAATGGCTATTCCGGTACCGGTTCTTGGCACTTTTATCAACGTTTTGAGGAGAACCTCAGGAGCTTCAATTGAAGACTTGCAAAATAAAAGATATAGGGATTTACGTAACAAAGTAACTACATTGGCACAGTTTTCCGAAAAGGTAATTTTCACTTCGGGCCACGAACATACGCTTCAATATATCTTGGAAAACAATACACCACAGATTGTGAGCGGTTCCGGAGCAAAAAAGGGAGCGACCCGATTATTGAACGGATCTAAGTTTTCCACAGGAAAAATGGGGTACGCTACCTTGGAAGTCTATACCGATGGCTCTTCCAAAGTGAGATTTTATGGGGTAGGTAAAGACGAAAAAGAGGATTTTTTGTTCACTACGGATGTTTTGCCGCCAAATCGTAAACCGTTTGCCCAAAAATACGACAATGATTTTCCCGCCACTGTTGAAGCATCGGTCTATACCGAAGAAGAAATTGATAAAAGCGGTTTTTTCAAGGCCATTTGGGGAGAGCGCTATCGCAAATATTATGCAACGAAGGTTACGGCACCAACGGTTCGTTTAGATACACTTTTTGGAGGATTGATACCTGTAAAAAAAGGTGGGGGGCATCAATCCAAATCTTTGAGATTGCGTGACAAAAAGGGGAAGGAATATGTAATGCGTGCATTGCGTAAAAGCGCGGAACTGTATTTACAGTCCATGGCTTTTCAAGATCAATATGTTTTGGACGACCTAAAGGAAACCTATACCCAGGAATTACTAGAGGATTTTTATACGGGATCACACCCCTATGCGCCATTCACAATTGGAAAACTTTCTGATGCTGTTGGTATTTATCATACAAATCCGGTATTGTACTATGTGCCGAAGCAATCGGCTTTACAGGATTATAATGATGTGTTTGGTAATGAACTGTATATGATAGAAGAACATGCAGGGGATGGTCATGGCGATTTGGAAAGTTTTGGTTTTTCCGATGAACTAAAAAGCACAGATAGTATGTTAGAAGACCTTAGGGACGATGAAAAGTACGAAGTAGATACCGATCTCTACATAAGGGCACGACTTTTTGATATGGCGATTGGCGATTGGGACAGGCACGTAGATCAATGGCGATGGGCAGAGTTTAAGGATAAGGAACGTAAGAAAACCATTTACAGGCCCGTACCACGTGATCGCGACCAGGTTTTCTCGATTATGGGCGATGGTGTCTTAATGAAAATCGCCACACGAATAATTCCCGGGCTACGCCTTATGGAAGGTTTTACCAAGGAGATAAGAAGTGTCAAGGGGTTTAATTCATCACCCAAGACCTATGTGTTAGATATGGCCTTGTTGGCAGAAACTACCGAGGGGGATTGGATAGCCCAAGCTACCTTTTTAAAGGAAAATTTGACCGATGCAAAAATCAGGGAAGCCTTTTTGGCTTTTCCTGAAGAGGTAAGGGACAAAACAGTTTCCAATATTCGTAAAATACTTTTGTCGCGTATTAACGATATTGATAAAACGGCACGGGAATATTATAGGATATTGAACAAATATGCCGTGGTGACAGGAACCGATAAGGATGACTGGTTTGAGATTCAACGATTGAGCAATGATGATATCCAAATAAAAGGATACCGTAACATAGGTGGTAAAAAAGAGAAACTGTTTTTTGATAAAGTGTTCAACAGTAACGTCACCCAAGAAATCTGGGTATATGGCTTAGACGACGATGATATATTCGAAGTCGAAAATGAGCCAAATTTTGGTGGAATCAAAGTAAGATTGATAGGAGGACAAAACAATGATATTTATGAAGTAAAAAACGGAAAGCGAATAGCGATTTACGATCAAAAAAGTAAAAAGAACACAATAAAGCGGTCAGCTGGCGCCAAAGTGAAATTAATTGACGATTATACGGTAAATACGTACCAACCCTTAAATATTAGGAGCAGTACCAACCAAACTATACCAACAATTGGCTTTAACCCTGATGACGGAGTTAAAATCGGTTTTTCAAACACCTATACTTATAACGGTTTTAGACAAAATCCTTTTACCCAGCAACATACATTTAACGCATCGTATTATTTTGCTACTAACGGATTTGATGTGGGTTATAATGGAGAATTTGCCAACCTTTTCGAGAATTGGAACCTAGCTCTTGACGGCCGTTTCACCAGCCCTAATTTTGCCATCAACTTCTTTGGTTTTGGGAACAATACGGTTAATTTGGACGACGAGCTGGATTTTGACTTCAATAGAGTCAGGATTCAAACTATAAAATTGGCCCCATCGTTGGTGTGGAGGGGTCAGTTGGGCGCTAAATTCAAAATAGGAGCCTCTTATGAATCCATAGAAGTAGAGGAGACCGAAGACAGGTTTATCAATACATTTTATCAAGAAAACGGGCAAGAGACCCAAAATGATTTTGTTGGGGTACACGGGGAATACAGTTATGAGAACAGGGACAACGAAGCTTTCCCGACCATGGGTATGGCTACTTCGTTGCAAGTAGGCTATAAAGACAATATAAATGAAGAGGGGCAAAACTTTGGCTACATCATCCCGAGCCTATCGTTTGATTACAAACTGGTGCCCAATGGCAGACTTGTACTGGCTACTAAGTGGAAAGCCCATTTTAACATAGGTGATGGTTTTGAATTTTTTCAAGGTGCCAGTATCGGCGGTTTTGATGGGCTCAGGGGTTTCAGGAACCAACGTTTTACGGGAAAAACGGCATACTATCAAAATACTGATGTTAGATTTAGCCTGCGTAAAATGAGAACCAGTATTTTACCTACTTCTTTGGGTATGTTCGCAAGCTTTGATTATGGTCGGGTTTGGTTCCCTAACATAAGTTCGGGTCAATGGCACAATTCGTATGGTGGTGGTTTTTTCCTTAATGCCGCAGATGTTATGTCCATAAACCTGGCATTGTTCAACAGTGAGGATGGGCCTCGGTTTACGTTTGGTTTAGGATTTGGGTTTTAA